The following coding sequences lie in one Terriglobales bacterium genomic window:
- a CDS encoding DUF3999 family protein: MKSLVAVTIFAVLVSASIPYFKYSRDVQGGGAGHQYYFVVDETVWQHARPDLSDLRLYASDNSEVPYALTIARGSSETDQKEVKVLQPGTVGDKTQFFLEMAGLTEYDRITLKLKATNFVAKVRVEGQDDLHGARWATLGNTIVYDLSDDNLGNNTTLRLPVTRYKYLRVTMEGAVKPADVEGASANIREEEKAVWRKISSEPTREEKNKETVFTFSLPPNVPLEQIEFTIDAAQPNFKREVEVQSGKNEWPSSTGELTRVHMVRHGQKIDFEQSTLDLGGIRPETLKVIIHNGDDPPLKITGVRLQQYERRVYFNSAGPPHLYYGDEKLDEPVYDYAKLFQQDTNAAEVKLGGEQTNAAYTGRPDERPWSDKHPAVLWIAIGAAVLVLGVMALRSMKNVSAA, translated from the coding sequence ATGAAGAGCTTAGTCGCAGTCACTATTTTTGCAGTTCTCGTAAGCGCCTCCATTCCTTACTTCAAGTATTCGCGCGACGTTCAGGGCGGCGGGGCTGGTCATCAGTATTACTTCGTCGTGGACGAAACCGTTTGGCAACATGCCCGCCCGGACTTGAGCGATCTGCGTCTCTATGCGAGTGACAACAGCGAAGTGCCGTACGCATTGACCATCGCACGAGGCAGCTCGGAGACGGACCAGAAAGAGGTGAAGGTGCTGCAACCGGGAACGGTCGGCGACAAGACCCAATTCTTTCTGGAGATGGCGGGCCTCACCGAGTACGACCGAATCACGCTGAAGCTGAAGGCAACAAACTTTGTGGCCAAGGTGCGGGTGGAAGGCCAGGACGACCTGCACGGCGCGCGTTGGGCCACGCTCGGGAACACCATTGTTTACGACCTCTCAGACGACAACCTGGGAAACAACACCACGCTGCGGCTTCCGGTCACGCGCTATAAATATTTGCGCGTCACCATGGAAGGAGCCGTGAAACCCGCAGACGTGGAAGGCGCCAGCGCCAACATCAGAGAAGAAGAAAAGGCAGTTTGGCGAAAAATCAGCAGCGAACCAACCAGGGAAGAAAAGAACAAAGAAACCGTCTTTACTTTTTCGCTGCCGCCGAATGTTCCCCTGGAGCAGATCGAGTTCACCATTGATGCGGCGCAGCCCAACTTCAAGCGCGAGGTCGAGGTGCAAAGCGGCAAGAACGAATGGCCCAGTTCAACCGGCGAACTCACCCGGGTGCACATGGTGCGTCACGGACAGAAGATTGATTTCGAGCAATCCACGCTCGATCTGGGTGGAATCAGGCCAGAGACGCTGAAGGTGATCATCCATAATGGGGATGATCCGCCACTGAAGATCACCGGCGTACGGCTGCAACAATACGAGCGGCGGGTTTACTTCAACTCTGCTGGGCCGCCCCACCTCTACTATGGCGACGAAAAGCTCGACGAACCGGTTTACGATTACGCCAAGCTTTTTCAGCAGGACACGAATGCCGCTGAAGTCAAACTGGGCGGAGAGCAGACCAATGCGGCGTACACGGGGCGTCCGGATGAAAGGCCGTGGTCGGACAAGCACCCGGCGGTGCTGTGGATTGCGATTGGGGCAGCCGTGCTGGTGCTGGGCGTCATGGCGTTGCGCTCGATGAAGAACGTGAGTGCAGCGTAA
- a CDS encoding protein kinase: MLKTGTQLGPYNIIGMIGSGGMGEVYRARDTRLSRDVAIKVMPAAMAEDAERLHRFEQEAKSIGMLNHPNILAVFDFGLFEGAPYIVTELLEGQSLRDLLRSGRPPYRKTVEYAIQIASGLAAAHEKGIVHRDLKPENIYITKDGRAKILDFGIAKLTKPELLEETRLYDSNMATMAGVVMGTPGYMSPEQIRGKSAEPSSDIFAFGTILYEMLCGNRAFSGETITDINAAILRDDPPEISQTDPTIPPGLEQIVRHCLEKSPDERFHSAHDLAFALRGLSGTSTQARMAQQDTAIRFARWKLPLYAGLLAVIAVVFGLWLGKRLSYSLPPSFQQLTFRRGSIPFARFTPDGNTVIYGAKLNGEDLAIFTTRPGSLESRSLEIPKAEILSISSTENMAILLPDENNTLAEVPLSGGAPRKREANIQFADWTPDGSSMAVVRDAGVKNQLEFPVGKVLYSTAGYVTNPRFSPDGKLIAFIDHPSHRDDSGSVVIMDLSGKRTVLSSDWASALGLAWSPTGDEIWFTASKTGNDRQLWAVDLSQHQRILLSTPDILTLQDISHGRVLLAEDDVHAEVIGMLSGSQKEHDFSWLDLSTATDLSTDGTMLLMNESGEAGGKNAATYLSKSDGSVPVQLGEGQAAALSPDGNWALSFMAGSPPKLLVQSTGVGQPKEIVNDEISSYQFASWLPDDKHFIFAGNATDHAARLYVQDVDGGKPRPITPEGIDVSDIGGGFTVSPDGKSVALMGAHDDIFIYPIEGGTPQKLTGNTPGDVPIQWSADGHALFLYREGDRQFQIYRHDIATGKGTLYKELKPSDLAGINNMNSVLLTPDGKSYAYSYQRTLSHLFIVDGVK, translated from the coding sequence ATGCTGAAAACAGGCACACAATTAGGGCCTTACAACATCATCGGGATGATTGGCAGCGGAGGTATGGGTGAGGTCTACCGCGCGCGCGACACCCGGCTCAGCCGTGATGTAGCCATCAAAGTGATGCCTGCCGCCATGGCAGAAGATGCTGAGCGGCTGCACCGCTTCGAACAGGAAGCCAAATCCATCGGGATGCTCAACCATCCCAACATTCTTGCCGTTTTTGATTTTGGCCTGTTTGAGGGTGCGCCCTACATTGTCACCGAGCTGCTCGAAGGGCAATCCTTGCGCGATCTTCTGCGGAGTGGCCGGCCGCCTTATCGCAAGACCGTGGAATATGCCATTCAGATCGCCAGTGGCCTGGCTGCTGCGCATGAAAAAGGAATCGTGCACCGCGACCTGAAACCGGAAAATATTTACATCACCAAAGATGGACGCGCCAAGATCCTCGATTTCGGTATCGCCAAGCTAACCAAACCTGAACTATTAGAAGAAACCCGGCTCTACGATTCCAACATGGCTACGATGGCTGGAGTGGTGATGGGCACGCCCGGCTACATGTCTCCGGAACAAATCAGGGGCAAGAGTGCGGAACCCAGCTCTGATATTTTCGCCTTCGGAACAATTTTGTATGAAATGCTCTGCGGCAACCGCGCTTTTAGCGGAGAAACCATCACCGATATCAACGCCGCGATCTTAAGAGACGACCCACCGGAAATCTCACAGACTGATCCCACCATTCCTCCCGGTTTGGAACAAATCGTGCGGCATTGTCTGGAAAAGAGCCCGGACGAACGCTTCCACTCCGCGCATGATCTGGCTTTTGCCCTGCGAGGACTTTCGGGGACCTCCACCCAGGCCCGAATGGCGCAGCAGGATACCGCCATCCGCTTCGCCCGCTGGAAGCTGCCGCTCTATGCCGGTCTTCTTGCCGTCATTGCGGTTGTCTTCGGTCTCTGGCTGGGCAAGCGTTTGAGTTATTCGCTGCCGCCCTCATTTCAGCAACTGACATTTCGCCGCGGTTCCATTCCCTTTGCGCGTTTCACTCCCGATGGCAACACGGTCATCTACGGCGCAAAATTAAATGGAGAAGACCTGGCCATCTTCACCACCCGGCCGGGCAGCCTGGAATCGCGTTCCTTGGAGATTCCCAAAGCAGAAATTCTTTCCATTTCGTCTACTGAGAACATGGCGATCTTGTTGCCCGATGAAAATAACACGCTGGCCGAGGTTCCCTTGTCGGGTGGTGCGCCCCGAAAAAGGGAAGCCAACATCCAGTTTGCCGATTGGACGCCCGATGGCAGCAGCATGGCCGTGGTTCGCGATGCCGGCGTAAAAAACCAGTTGGAGTTTCCCGTCGGCAAGGTGTTGTATTCCACCGCAGGCTATGTCACCAACCCGCGTTTTTCTCCGGATGGAAAGCTGATCGCTTTCATAGATCATCCTAGCCATCGCGATGACAGCGGATCCGTCGTCATCATGGATTTATCCGGAAAGCGGACGGTATTATCCAGCGACTGGGCCAGCGCCCTGGGCCTTGCCTGGTCGCCCACGGGAGATGAAATCTGGTTTACCGCGTCGAAAACCGGCAATGACCGGCAATTGTGGGCGGTTGATCTTTCCCAGCATCAGCGCATTCTGCTCAGCACACCCGACATTCTTACCCTGCAGGATATTTCTCACGGCAGGGTCCTGCTGGCCGAAGACGACGTACATGCTGAAGTGATCGGAATGCTCTCGGGCAGTCAAAAAGAGCATGATTTTTCCTGGCTTGACCTTTCCACCGCAACTGACCTGTCAACCGATGGCACCATGCTATTGATGAATGAATCCGGGGAAGCAGGAGGCAAGAACGCCGCCACTTATCTAAGCAAATCTGACGGCTCCGTTCCCGTTCAGCTTGGAGAAGGCCAGGCCGCCGCCCTCTCTCCCGATGGAAATTGGGCGCTGTCTTTCATGGCGGGCTCCCCTCCTAAATTACTCGTACAGTCAACCGGTGTCGGTCAGCCGAAAGAGATCGTTAACGATGAAATAAGCTCTTATCAGTTTGCTTCATGGCTTCCCGATGACAAGCACTTCATCTTTGCCGGCAATGCAACCGATCATGCTGCCCGGCTCTATGTGCAGGATGTTGATGGCGGCAAACCTCGCCCGATAACGCCCGAAGGCATTGACGTCTCCGATATTGGAGGCGGATTTACGGTCTCGCCCGACGGCAAATCCGTAGCCCTCATGGGCGCCCACGACGATATTTTCATTTATCCCATCGAAGGCGGCACGCCCCAGAAATTGACGGGAAATACACCCGGCGACGTACCCATTCAATGGAGCGCCGACGGCCACGCTCTTTTTCTTTACCGTGAAGGCGACCGCCAGTTCCAGATCTACCGCCACGACATCGCCACCGGCAAAGGCACTTTATATAAAGAACTGAAACCGTCGGATTTGGCGGGCATTAATAACATGAATTCCGTTCTCCTGACGCCCGATGGCAAATCGTATGCCTACAGCTATCAACGTACCCTCTCGCATCTTTTCATCGTTGATGGCGTGAAATAG
- a CDS encoding DUF3224 domain-containing protein, which translates to MTTHASGTFEVKLNPQTAYEASLGRMSIDKQFHGDLEATSKGEMLSAMGSVKGSAGYVAMEQVSGTLHGRSGTFVLQHRGVMTRGEPQLSVTVVPDSGTGQLVGLTGTMMIKITDGNHSYEFDYTLAETP; encoded by the coding sequence ATGACAACCCATGCAAGTGGAACGTTCGAAGTAAAGTTGAACCCGCAGACGGCGTATGAAGCATCGCTCGGCAGGATGTCCATTGATAAACAGTTTCACGGCGACCTGGAAGCGACCAGCAAGGGCGAGATGCTGAGCGCCATGGGGAGCGTCAAAGGCTCGGCCGGTTACGTGGCGATGGAGCAGGTCAGCGGAACGCTGCATGGCCGCAGCGGCACATTCGTGCTCCAGCACCGCGGCGTCATGACGCGCGGGGAGCCGCAACTGAGTGTCACCGTGGTACCGGATTCAGGCACCGGCCAGCTCGTGGGGCTTACAGGCACGATGATGATCAAGATCACCGACGGAAACCATTCGTATGAGTTCGATTACACGCTCGCCGAAACACCCTGA
- a CDS encoding helix-turn-helix domain-containing protein, translating to MASRIAQTYGLKPRGVLNLGADEKRFRYFRRLPSADLGVFIEHFWMVSWDLRGVAPYDAQTVSHPSVQLGLRKGNSRIYGVVKGRSSHVLEGLGEIFGVKFRPGGFYPFLKSPLSRLTNRSIPLNDVFGSSAQEFEQSVLSFEDGDMRVNAAENFLRRRVPERDETAVLAGQIVDEICINREVMTVEHVVAHFHLGKRMLQRMFDQYVGVAPKWVIRVYRIHEIVERLNSGKDVDFAALSQDLGYFDQAHFVKDFKSIVGHTPTGYLRQLPKRP from the coding sequence GTGGCATCACGCATCGCTCAAACCTACGGACTCAAACCAAGAGGCGTACTTAACCTTGGCGCAGACGAAAAGAGGTTCCGCTACTTCCGGCGCCTTCCGTCAGCCGATCTGGGTGTGTTCATCGAGCATTTTTGGATGGTCAGTTGGGACCTGCGCGGCGTTGCTCCCTACGATGCGCAGACCGTTTCTCATCCCTCGGTTCAGCTCGGGCTGAGAAAAGGAAACTCGCGGATTTACGGTGTCGTAAAAGGCAGGTCGTCGCACGTTCTTGAAGGTCTGGGCGAAATCTTCGGCGTGAAATTCAGGCCGGGAGGGTTCTATCCTTTCCTGAAGTCGCCGCTCTCCCGATTGACCAACCGCTCCATCCCTCTCAATGATGTCTTCGGCTCGAGTGCTCAGGAGTTCGAGCAATCCGTGCTCAGCTTCGAAGATGGCGACATGAGAGTCAATGCTGCAGAAAATTTTCTCCGCCGGCGAGTGCCGGAGCGCGACGAAACCGCGGTGCTCGCCGGCCAGATTGTGGATGAAATATGTATCAATCGCGAGGTCATGACCGTAGAGCATGTCGTCGCCCACTTCCATCTCGGCAAGAGAATGCTGCAGCGGATGTTTGATCAGTATGTCGGTGTAGCGCCCAAGTGGGTGATCAGGGTCTACCGCATTCACGAAATCGTCGAACGGCTAAATTCGGGGAAAGATGTGGATTTCGCCGCCCTGTCGCAAGACCTTGGCTATTTCGACCAGGCACACTTTGTAAAGGACTTCAAATCAATTGTCGGCCACACTCCCACCGGATATCTCCGGCAACTTCCCAAGCGACCGTAG
- a CDS encoding DinB family protein — protein sequence MPNDKSLREHLLYLLNDGGAHLNLDAAVKDFPAALRGQRPKGAEHSPWEVLEHLCITQWDILEFTRNPKHKSPEFPKGYWPGTPTPPNDKAWEKSVNAFRADLKAMADLAANESTDLFAKIPHGDGQTVLREVLLLADHNAYHLGEFVLLRRLLGAWQ from the coding sequence ATGCCCAACGACAAATCTCTACGCGAACATCTGCTCTATCTGCTCAATGATGGTGGAGCGCACCTGAATCTTGACGCGGCGGTCAAAGATTTCCCGGCGGCTCTTCGCGGCCAAAGGCCGAAGGGCGCTGAGCACTCGCCCTGGGAGGTGCTCGAACACCTGTGCATCACCCAGTGGGATATCCTCGAGTTTACCCGCAACCCCAAGCATAAATCTCCCGAATTCCCAAAAGGGTATTGGCCGGGCACGCCAACTCCTCCGAACGACAAAGCCTGGGAGAAGAGCGTCAACGCCTTTCGCGCCGACCTGAAAGCCATGGCCGATCTGGCAGCGAACGAATCCACAGATTTGTTCGCCAAAATCCCACACGGTGACGGACAAACCGTGTTGCGTGAGGTGCTGCTCCTCGCGGATCACAACGCTTATCACTTGGGAGAATTTGTATTATTGCGGCGTCTGCTTGGTGCCTGGCAATGA
- a CDS encoding AraC family transcriptional regulator, whose translation MAKIAVELEQAVARRAVNGTRGDLTQRVLAQGNGWSVVDVMCTSGPQDRSFEEQHSRVSIVIVLAGSFQYRGQSRFGPGRELMTPASLLLGNAGECFECSHEHGAGDRCLSFSYAPDYFERLVADAGGRGAHAKFRVLRLPPLRVLSPLVARACAGLDGCDVPWEELSLHLAAQTVQLAKGDNHFSDTNDAPPSTVARVTRSVRMIERHPDSGLEVGSLAREAGLSPYHFLRTFERLTGLTPHQYVRRARLREAATRLAAEPGKILDIAFDCGFGDVSNFNRAFRTEFGVSPRGFRRELGFNHRDPEAQRFPNLLT comes from the coding sequence TTGGCAAAAATTGCGGTCGAATTAGAGCAGGCTGTGGCACGGCGAGCCGTGAACGGAACCCGGGGCGATTTGACGCAGCGCGTGCTGGCCCAGGGCAACGGCTGGAGCGTGGTGGATGTAATGTGTACATCAGGTCCGCAAGATCGCTCTTTTGAAGAGCAGCACTCACGCGTTTCCATCGTCATTGTTTTGGCGGGCAGCTTTCAGTACCGAGGCCAATCCCGATTCGGGCCGGGACGCGAGTTGATGACCCCGGCTTCGCTTTTGCTGGGCAACGCCGGCGAATGTTTCGAGTGCAGCCATGAACATGGCGCGGGAGACCGCTGTCTTTCGTTTTCTTACGCCCCAGATTATTTCGAGCGTCTCGTGGCCGATGCCGGAGGCCGCGGCGCTCACGCGAAATTCCGTGTGCTTCGCCTGCCGCCGTTGCGTGTATTGTCGCCGCTGGTGGCGCGGGCCTGCGCCGGCTTGGATGGGTGCGACGTACCGTGGGAGGAACTTAGTCTGCACCTGGCGGCGCAGACGGTACAGCTCGCGAAGGGTGACAATCATTTCTCCGATACGAACGACGCTCCACCGAGTACGGTGGCTCGGGTGACACGAAGTGTGCGGATGATTGAGCGACATCCGGATTCCGGGCTCGAGGTCGGAAGCCTGGCGCGAGAAGCAGGGTTGAGCCCGTATCACTTTCTGCGTACGTTTGAACGCCTGACAGGCTTGACACCGCATCAATACGTTCGGCGTGCGCGCCTGCGGGAGGCGGCAACGCGGCTGGCGGCGGAGCCGGGAAAGATTCTCGATATCGCTTTCGATTGCGGCTTCGGCGATGTATCAAATTTTAATCGGGCCTTTCGTACGGAGTTTGGCGTGAGCCCGCGGGGATTCCGCCGGGAGCTCGGTTTTAACCACAGAGACCCCGAAGCGCAGAGATTTCCAAATCTCCTTACGTAG
- a CDS encoding DUF2339 domain-containing protein — protein sequence MAPTQDEMDALRAQVASLTTRIFRLEQRLGIAAEAPQPAVAAPMVQPSTAVPAASAPLPTSGPAVTPPSFAQVNAGTVDKASLESKIGKLWLNWIGIIAILGGVSYFLKYAFDNNWIGPAGRVAIGLILGISVVLWSELFRRKKQAFFSYSLKAVGIGILYLSLWGARQFDPPLIPVEVAFAAMIVVTAATAVMAFAQDAQILALYALIGGFLSPLLVSTHHNEEIVLFTYVAILDLGVLALAVLKPWRRLLWGGFIGTIILYAGWGEQYYSISQRSITVLFTAIFAAIFAAIPLVTPYYRSSKFPGPSITLTLLPFFNAAGFFLALYGMYEDEKTKLTWFALGLAAVYLAISNVFMRRFAEKDTRKVVALLHVAIAIAFITIAIPLRLNAHWITIGWLIESAVLLWISEQTKTAVLRYLAITTLVLAIFRVFVFDSSEMAARLVFNARFATYAIAIAVLGGIIILGSRETVSAETGKSVPRTGTWAIRLSGIVLSVLILVGLTLEAHDYFGRQYAQVDIYNPNNPEIYSRLEIAERFSFSVIWLVVGAGLMVTGFWKRSAFVRWQALVLIAFTIAKVLIYDSSELDRGYRILSFIGLGVVLLGISYAYQKDWLKLSPRGAGKADSGSSA from the coding sequence ATGGCTCCCACCCAAGATGAGATGGATGCGCTGCGAGCGCAGGTGGCGTCACTTACGACGCGGATTTTCCGGTTAGAGCAAAGACTGGGGATTGCTGCCGAGGCTCCGCAGCCGGCAGTGGCTGCGCCGATGGTTCAGCCTTCGACAGCAGTACCGGCAGCTTCTGCGCCGCTTCCCACTTCGGGACCAGCGGTAACTCCGCCTTCCTTTGCGCAAGTGAACGCAGGCACCGTCGACAAAGCCAGCCTGGAATCGAAGATCGGCAAGCTATGGCTTAACTGGATTGGCATTATTGCCATCCTGGGCGGCGTCTCTTACTTCCTAAAATATGCCTTCGATAACAACTGGATTGGGCCGGCAGGCCGAGTTGCCATTGGGCTGATCCTCGGCATCTCGGTTGTGCTATGGAGCGAACTCTTCCGCCGCAAAAAACAGGCATTTTTTTCATATTCCCTCAAAGCCGTCGGGATCGGGATACTGTATTTATCGCTGTGGGGAGCACGCCAGTTCGATCCGCCTCTGATACCGGTGGAAGTCGCATTCGCGGCCATGATTGTGGTTACGGCAGCCACAGCTGTCATGGCATTTGCCCAGGATGCACAGATCCTGGCTTTGTATGCGCTGATTGGCGGGTTCCTCAGCCCGTTGCTGGTTTCCACGCACCATAACGAAGAAATTGTTCTGTTCACTTATGTCGCCATTCTTGATCTGGGAGTGCTGGCGCTCGCCGTCCTCAAGCCCTGGCGACGGCTGCTGTGGGGCGGTTTTATTGGAACCATCATTCTTTATGCGGGCTGGGGCGAGCAGTATTACTCGATCAGCCAGCGCTCGATCACGGTATTGTTTACGGCGATCTTTGCCGCGATCTTTGCCGCCATCCCGTTGGTCACGCCGTACTACCGCTCCAGTAAGTTTCCTGGACCTTCCATCACACTAACCTTGCTGCCTTTCTTCAATGCCGCCGGGTTCTTTCTTGCGCTCTACGGCATGTACGAAGACGAGAAGACGAAGCTCACCTGGTTCGCCCTGGGACTGGCGGCGGTCTACCTGGCCATCAGCAACGTATTCATGCGGCGCTTTGCGGAAAAAGATACGCGCAAGGTCGTGGCCCTGCTGCACGTTGCGATTGCCATTGCGTTTATCACGATTGCCATCCCGCTCAGACTCAATGCGCATTGGATCACCATCGGCTGGCTGATTGAATCGGCGGTGCTGTTATGGATTTCAGAGCAAACCAAGACCGCCGTGCTGCGTTACCTGGCGATCACGACGCTGGTGCTGGCTATTTTCCGCGTGTTCGTCTTCGACAGCTCGGAGATGGCGGCACGATTGGTCTTCAATGCGCGCTTTGCCACGTATGCGATCGCGATTGCGGTGCTGGGCGGAATCATCATTCTGGGGAGCCGCGAGACCGTCTCTGCCGAGACCGGCAAGTCTGTGCCCAGAACAGGAACATGGGCGATCCGGCTGTCGGGTATCGTATTGAGCGTGCTCATCCTGGTTGGTTTGACGCTGGAAGCGCATGATTACTTTGGCCGCCAGTACGCGCAGGTGGACATTTACAACCCCAATAACCCAGAAATCTATTCGCGGCTCGAGATTGCCGAACGCTTCAGCTTCTCCGTGATCTGGCTGGTGGTGGGCGCGGGGCTGATGGTGACCGGATTCTGGAAGCGGTCCGCGTTTGTGCGCTGGCAGGCGCTGGTGCTGATTGCGTTTACCATCGCCAAGGTCCTTATTTATGACTCGTCGGAACTCGACCGCGGATACCGCATCCTGAGCTTCATCGGTTTGGGGGTTGTGCTGCTCGGCATCTCGTATGCCTATCAAAAAGACTGGCTGAAGCTTTCGCCGCGCGGGGCGGGGAAAGCTGATTCGGGGAGCTCGGCATGA
- a CDS encoding heparinase II/III family protein: MLRICVVLALVTCSFAASISTPEHPLATLRPHPRIIATDADFARLRELVRKDAFAAKLYADLKHQADQMLDQPTVVHRLIGPRLLDQSRLCLERVYTLALVYRISGETKYLNRTVKELRAAAAFPDWNPSHFLDVAEMTHALAIGYDWLYQDLSAEDRALFRRAITEKGLDEAIKIYQHHNWWTVVVHNWNQVCNGGITLGALAIADEDPERAEYIVKQSVESIQLAMASYAPEGGWAEGPGYWQYATSYNVYYLAGLESALGTDFGLSSLPGFEHAGDFRLYFQGPGGTFNYADAHSPAGTAPEMFWLAHRFSEPVFAWDELRHLTAGDKPQALDLVWYQTVGRSPDAAHWTRRRMFAGVNVAFLRSGWESPDAFWIGVKGGDNQANHSHLDLGSFVLDARGVRWGLDLGSDDYNMPGYFGKQRYTYYRLRTESHNTVLIDGENQDAKAKAPMTMKNGVATIDLAEAYPGKVTKFVRTVELTPQNTVTVRDEIEAPHPVEALWGMVTDAQVTIDHNHARLEKGNTALQAEIVSPKGAVFETVSTTPLLTIEDPNKGTQKLVVRLKGKVTRTRIEVEFR; this comes from the coding sequence ATGCTCCGAATTTGTGTGGTTCTTGCCCTAGTCACCTGTAGCTTTGCCGCGTCCATATCTACGCCCGAGCATCCGCTGGCGACACTGCGGCCGCATCCGAGAATCATTGCCACCGATGCCGATTTCGCCCGCCTGCGCGAACTAGTACGCAAAGATGCATTCGCAGCAAAGCTCTATGCCGACCTCAAGCATCAGGCCGACCAGATGCTCGACCAGCCGACCGTGGTGCATCGTTTGATTGGCCCGCGGCTGCTCGACCAGAGCCGCCTGTGCCTGGAGCGCGTCTACACACTGGCGCTGGTATATCGTATCAGCGGTGAAACTAAGTACCTGAACCGCACGGTAAAAGAGCTGCGCGCCGCCGCAGCGTTCCCAGATTGGAACCCATCGCATTTTCTCGACGTGGCCGAGATGACCCATGCACTCGCCATCGGCTACGACTGGCTCTATCAGGACCTCAGCGCCGAAGACCGCGCCCTGTTTCGCCGGGCCATCACAGAAAAAGGACTGGACGAGGCCATCAAGATCTATCAGCACCACAACTGGTGGACCGTAGTCGTGCACAACTGGAACCAGGTGTGCAATGGCGGTATCACGCTGGGCGCATTGGCAATCGCCGATGAAGACCCGGAGCGCGCGGAGTACATCGTGAAGCAGTCGGTGGAATCTATCCAGCTCGCCATGGCGTCCTACGCACCTGAAGGCGGATGGGCTGAGGGCCCCGGCTACTGGCAGTATGCTACGTCGTACAACGTCTACTACCTGGCGGGACTCGAGAGCGCGCTGGGCACCGATTTTGGGCTCTCATCACTCCCCGGCTTCGAGCATGCCGGCGATTTTCGTCTCTATTTCCAGGGCCCGGGCGGCACCTTCAACTACGCAGACGCGCACTCGCCCGCGGGTACCGCGCCTGAAATGTTCTGGCTTGCGCACCGGTTTTCGGAGCCGGTCTTCGCGTGGGACGAATTGCGGCATCTGACTGCGGGTGACAAGCCGCAAGCTCTCGACCTGGTTTGGTATCAGACAGTAGGGCGAAGCCCGGACGCGGCGCACTGGACGCGGCGCAGAATGTTTGCAGGCGTCAACGTAGCTTTTCTGCGCAGCGGTTGGGAGTCACCGGATGCTTTCTGGATCGGCGTCAAGGGCGGTGACAATCAGGCCAACCACAGCCACCTCGACCTGGGCAGCTTCGTGCTCGATGCACGCGGCGTGCGCTGGGGGCTCGACCTGGGCAGCGATGATTACAACATGCCCGGATATTTCGGCAAGCAGCGGTACACGTACTATCGCTTGCGCACGGAATCACACAACACGGTGTTGATTGACGGCGAGAACCAGGACGCGAAAGCCAAGGCCCCTATGACTATGAAGAACGGAGTAGCGACCATTGATTTGGCAGAAGCCTATCCGGGGAAGGTCACGAAATTCGTGCGCACCGTCGAGCTTACGCCGCAGAACACTGTAACGGTGCGCGACGAGATTGAGGCACCTCACCCCGTGGAAGCCTTGTGGGGCATGGTCACCGATGCGCAGGTGACGATTGACCACAACCACGCCCGACTGGAAAAAGGAAATACCGCGCTGCAGGCCGAGATCGTCTCGCCCAAAGGTGCGGTCTTTGAGACGGTTTCTACCACTCCTCTGCTGACGATAGAAGATCCCAATAAGGGGACTCAGAAATTAGTGGTCCGGCTCAAGGGCAAGGTGACCCGCACGCGGATCGAGGTGGAGTTCCGGTAG